Genomic segment of Saccharomycodes ludwigii strain NBRC 1722 chromosome VI, whole genome shotgun sequence:
GTTTACTTAAAATCATCTAGCGACAATTCAGGAACTGATATTGTTTGGTTGAAGCAGAAGAATCGAGATATATAAATGGGCACAAAATAACGAGAATagaacaaataaaacacatttttatatattttgtataattataaataatagaagAGAACACccagtaataatactataatCAAGTATATACATTTACTACAACACAACAGTTTCACAATTAATCTACAAAGAATGTCCCATCCCTACAattccaacaataatattacttCAGATCAGGTTTCATCTGAAcaataaattttgttttttttgtcttgcCACGTTCTAACCAGTACTGGTACATGATTTTCATACAACTTTCATTAGCTTCCGAACCAGAGCAACACCATAAAGCAGAAGCAAATGCATCCTTTGGGGAATTGTCGATGTAAAATTTAGCCAGTTCTTCGGATTGTTTGTTACCAATCAAAGATGGGAAAGAATAGGTAGAGGTCTTGGCGGCTtcagtaataatatcgaCGATGTCTTCATCACCCCACCCTAAAGCACCAACAGCAGCACCAGTAACGGcatcaataatatcacTATATATTTTACCATCTTTTTCAATGGTGATACGAGTGCCTTTACCGGCTATAGCTTGGGCAGGTTTTTCGTTAATTTTGCACTGAAAAACGTAGGACTTTTTATCAGTAGGAGTCATTATTATGAGTATTTTGTGgtgtattttatatttttcaactttttctgcgtgtatatttttcttgttttttatatatacatatatatttggattgctaacttttattatttgagcaaaaaataacatagCACTAAGggagaaaaaaggaaaaaaaaatatagaagggttcatttatttatagttttttttttttcgttacTATTTTGCTCAATTTAATTGTTATCATGATTATTAACGAGTTTGgatttcaataaattatttagtGCCAAATAGCTTATAGGATGGAATCAGATCGCCGATAACGATAAGAACtgaatatttgtttttaattccGTGATTTGcgaaggaaaaaaaaatatgcgGGGTAGTGAGTCAAAAAAGCGGTAATGATATTAAACGGACTAAGAAATGGACGCATAAGCTGGACGCGGTTTTAAGGACGCGCAGAAATACTCGATCAGGGAAAAAGTGCTTTTCATGCCGATATTCTATGGATAGTCAATCGAAGAGATTATCCGAATGATAACTAGtagtaaatattattattattgttgtgattataaaacatgccttaaattaattacaagaaaaaacatgTACTAGTGTTACTTACATCCCAATTGATGGTTTATGCATTATTGGGAATAACTCTGTGTCTTATAGTGTTTATTTGCT
This window contains:
- a CDS encoding uncharacterized protein (similar to Saccharomyces cerevisiae YOL140W | ARG8 | ARGinine requiring) — translated: MNPSIFFFPFFSLSAMLFFAQIIKVSNPNIYVYIKNKKNIHAEKVEKYKIHHKILIIMTPTDKKSYVFQCKINEKPAQAIAGKGTRITIEKDGKIYSDIIDAVTGAAVGALGWGDEDIVDIITEAAKTSTYSFPSLIGNKQSEELAKFYIDNSPKDAFASALWCCSGSEANESCMKIMYQYWLERGKTKKTKFIVQMKPDLK